In a genomic window of Mycolicibacillus parakoreensis:
- a CDS encoding M50 family metallopeptidase, with product MMFVVGIVLFAVAILVSVALHECGHMWVARATGMKVRRYFVGFGPTLWSTRRGETEYGLKAVPAGGFCDIAGMTAVDELEPDEAERAMYKQATWKRVAVLVAGPGMNVVIGLVLVYAIAVIWGLPNLHPPTTAVVGDTGCVAPEVSRGELGSCDGAGPAALAGIQAGDVVTQVGDTPVSSFAEMAAAVRDSHGTVPIVVQRDGQSVTAYVQIAPTTRWIADGDGGPAPTEVGAIGVSAAQYGPTHYNVLTAIPGTLVFTGDLGMELGKALIAIPTKVGALLHAIGGGERDLDTPISVVGASLIGGETVDHGLWVAFWFFLAQLNFVLAVINLVPLLPFDGGHIAIAVYEKIRNMLRSARGMMAADPVNYLKLMPATYVILVLVVGYMLLTVTADVVNPIRLFQ from the coding sequence ATGATGTTCGTTGTCGGCATCGTGCTGTTCGCCGTTGCCATCCTGGTGTCGGTGGCGCTGCACGAGTGCGGCCACATGTGGGTGGCGCGCGCCACCGGGATGAAGGTGCGCCGCTACTTCGTCGGATTCGGACCGACCCTGTGGTCCACCCGGCGCGGCGAGACCGAGTACGGGCTCAAGGCGGTCCCGGCGGGCGGATTCTGCGACATCGCCGGGATGACCGCGGTCGACGAACTCGAACCCGACGAGGCCGAGCGCGCGATGTACAAGCAGGCCACCTGGAAACGGGTGGCGGTGCTGGTCGCCGGGCCGGGGATGAACGTCGTCATCGGCCTGGTGTTGGTCTACGCGATCGCGGTGATCTGGGGGCTGCCCAACCTGCACCCGCCGACCACCGCCGTGGTCGGCGACACCGGGTGCGTCGCGCCGGAGGTCTCCCGCGGCGAGCTGGGCTCCTGCGACGGGGCCGGGCCCGCCGCGTTGGCCGGTATCCAGGCCGGCGACGTGGTCACCCAGGTGGGCGACACGCCCGTGAGCAGCTTCGCGGAGATGGCGGCCGCGGTGCGCGACAGCCACGGCACCGTGCCGATCGTCGTGCAGCGCGACGGCCAGTCGGTGACCGCCTACGTCCAGATCGCCCCGACCACCCGCTGGATCGCCGACGGCGACGGCGGGCCCGCCCCGACCGAGGTGGGCGCGATCGGGGTCAGTGCCGCCCAGTACGGGCCCACCCACTACAACGTGCTGACCGCCATCCCCGGCACGCTGGTGTTCACCGGGGACCTGGGCATGGAGCTGGGCAAGGCGTTGATCGCGATCCCCACCAAGGTCGGAGCCCTGCTGCACGCCATCGGCGGCGGCGAACGCGACCTGGACACCCCGATCAGCGTGGTCGGGGCGAGCCTCATCGGCGGGGAGACCGTCGACCACGGGCTGTGGGTGGCGTTCTGGTTCTTTCTCGCCCAGCTCAACTTCGTGCTCGCGGTGATCAACCTGGTGCCGCTGCTGCCGTTCGACGGCGGGCACATCGCGATCGCGGTCTACGAGAAGATCCGCAACATGCTGCGCTCGGCGCGCGGCATGATGGCCGCCGACCCGGTCAACTATCTCAAGCTGATGCCGGCGACGTACGTAATCTTGGTGTTGGTGGTCGGCTACATGCTGTTGACCGTCACCGCCGACGTGGTCAACCCGATCAGGCTGTTCCAATAG
- a CDS encoding penicillin-binding transpeptidase domain-containing protein, protein MATRTSAVSAVVAVLVATLVGACTPRPDGPGPAAEAFFAALATGDTAAAAALSDSPEEARDALNTAWAGLQASYLEAQVLGSRYTGDTGTVPYRYTWHLPKNRTWSYEGQLRMARNEGAWQVRWTATNLHPKLGEHQTFSLQSTPSHRASVNEVGGTDVLVPGFLYHYALDAKRAGPELMRTARTVVDVLHPLDEGFNDPQLLAEETSSLSGPRDLITLRRDDNNRVAPLLAPLPGVVVTPQAELMPTDEGFAPTVINEVKRLVADDLDGEPGWRVVSVNQNGVDTAVLHEVAPAPAPSITISLDRAVQDAAQHAVNSRGGQAMMVAIRPSTGEILAVAQNPGADAEGPLATTGLYPPGSTFKMITAAAAIERDMATPNTLLGCPGTLDIAHRVVANYNGFDLGMVPMSRAFASSCNTTFAELASRMPPRGLTKAAARYGLGVDYDIAGLTTVTGSVPPTVDMVERTEDGFGQGRVLASPFGMALAAATVAAGKTPVPQLILGRPTTSEGQTDPITAKMVDALRSMMRLVVTNGTARDIGDCGAVFGKTGEAEFAGGSHSWFTGYRGDLAFASLIIGGGSSEYAVRMTKLMFDGLPDDFLA, encoded by the coding sequence ATGGCAACACGAACCTCAGCAGTATCTGCTGTCGTGGCGGTCCTCGTCGCGACCCTGGTCGGCGCCTGCACCCCGCGCCCCGACGGGCCCGGCCCGGCCGCCGAGGCGTTCTTCGCGGCGCTGGCGACCGGGGACACCGCGGCCGCCGCCGCCCTCAGCGACAGCCCCGAGGAAGCGCGCGACGCCCTCAACACCGCCTGGGCGGGGCTGCAGGCCAGCTATCTCGAGGCGCAGGTGCTCGGGTCGCGCTACACCGGGGACACCGGCACGGTGCCCTACCGCTACACCTGGCACCTGCCGAAGAACCGGACCTGGTCCTATGAGGGTCAACTGAGGATGGCCCGCAACGAGGGCGCGTGGCAGGTGCGCTGGACCGCCACCAACCTGCATCCCAAACTCGGTGAACACCAAACGTTCTCGTTGCAGTCGACCCCGTCGCACCGCGCCTCGGTGAACGAGGTGGGCGGTACCGACGTGTTGGTGCCGGGGTTTCTCTACCACTACGCGCTGGATGCGAAGCGGGCCGGGCCGGAGCTGATGCGCACCGCGCGCACCGTCGTCGACGTCCTGCACCCGTTGGACGAGGGCTTCAACGACCCGCAGCTGCTCGCCGAGGAGACCAGCTCGCTGAGCGGCCCCCGTGACCTCATCACGCTGCGCCGCGACGACAACAACCGCGTCGCCCCGCTGCTCGCGCCGCTGCCCGGGGTGGTGGTGACCCCGCAGGCCGAGCTGATGCCCACCGACGAGGGCTTCGCCCCGACGGTGATCAACGAGGTCAAGCGCCTCGTCGCCGATGACCTCGACGGCGAGCCCGGCTGGCGGGTGGTCAGCGTCAACCAGAACGGTGTGGACACCGCGGTGCTCCACGAGGTCGCGCCCGCCCCGGCGCCGTCGATCACGATCAGCCTGGACCGCGCGGTGCAGGACGCCGCCCAGCACGCGGTGAACAGCCGCGGCGGACAGGCGATGATGGTGGCGATCAGGCCCTCGACCGGCGAGATCCTCGCCGTCGCCCAGAACCCCGGCGCCGACGCCGAGGGGCCGCTGGCCACCACGGGGCTCTATCCGCCGGGATCGACGTTCAAGATGATCACCGCGGCCGCGGCCATCGAGCGGGACATGGCCACCCCGAACACCCTGCTCGGCTGCCCGGGCACCCTGGATATCGCCCACCGGGTGGTGGCCAACTACAACGGGTTCGATCTGGGCATGGTGCCGATGTCGCGGGCGTTCGCCAGCTCGTGCAACACCACCTTCGCCGAGTTGGCCAGCCGGATGCCGCCGCGGGGGTTGACCAAGGCCGCGGCCCGCTACGGCCTCGGCGTCGACTACGACATCGCGGGGCTGACCACCGTCACCGGGTCGGTGCCGCCTACCGTCGACATGGTCGAGCGCACCGAGGACGGATTCGGTCAGGGGCGGGTGCTGGCCAGCCCGTTCGGCATGGCGCTGGCCGCCGCGACGGTGGCGGCGGGCAAGACACCCGTGCCGCAGCTGATCCTGGGCCGGCCCACCACGTCGGAGGGCCAGACCGACCCGATCACCGCGAAGATGGTCGACGCACTGCGTTCGATGATGCGGCTGGTGGTGACCAACGGCACCGCCCGCGATATCGGGGACTGCGGCGCGGTGTTCGGCAAGACCGGGGAGGCGGAGTTCGCCGGCGGGTCGCACTCCTGGTTCACCGGCTACCGTGGCGATCTGGCGTTCGCGTCGCTGATCATCGGCGGGGGCAGTTCGGAGTACGCCGTGCGGATGACCAAACTCATGTTCGACGGTCTGCCGGACGACTTCCTGGCGTGA
- the ispG gene encoding flavodoxin-dependent (E)-4-hydroxy-3-methylbut-2-enyl-diphosphate synthase, translating to MTVGLGMPSSPAPTLAPRRPTRQLMVGDVGVGSNYPISVQSMCTTKTHDINSTLQQIAELTAAGCDIVRVACPRQEDADALAAIAAKSQLPVIADIHFQPKYIFAAIDAGCAAVRVNPGNIKEFDGRVAEVAKAAGDAGIPIRIGVNAGSLDPRMLAKYGKATPEALVDSALWEASLFEEHGFSDLKISVKHNDPVVMVAAYEQLAERCSYPLHLGVTEAGPAFQGTIKSAVAFGSLLSRGIGDTIRVSLSAPPVEEVKVGTQILESLNLRPRGLEIVSCPSCGRAQVDVYKLANEVTAGLDGLDVPLRVAVMGCVVNGPGEAREADLGVASGNGKGQIFVKGEVIKTVPEAQIVETLIEEALRIAEEKGHDPDATTSGSPSVTVS from the coding sequence ATGACCGTCGGCCTGGGGATGCCGTCCTCGCCGGCACCCACCCTCGCGCCGCGCCGCCCGACCCGTCAGCTCATGGTCGGCGACGTCGGCGTCGGCAGCAACTACCCGATCTCGGTGCAGTCGATGTGCACCACCAAAACCCACGACATCAACTCCACCCTGCAGCAGATCGCCGAGCTCACCGCGGCCGGTTGCGACATCGTGCGGGTCGCCTGCCCCCGTCAGGAGGACGCCGACGCGCTGGCGGCGATCGCGGCCAAGAGCCAGCTTCCGGTGATCGCCGACATCCACTTCCAGCCCAAATACATCTTCGCCGCCATCGACGCCGGCTGTGCCGCGGTGCGGGTCAACCCCGGCAACATCAAAGAGTTCGACGGTCGGGTCGCCGAGGTCGCCAAGGCGGCCGGCGACGCCGGCATCCCGATCCGCATCGGCGTCAATGCCGGTTCGCTCGATCCGCGGATGCTGGCCAAATACGGCAAGGCCACCCCGGAGGCGCTGGTCGACTCCGCGCTGTGGGAGGCGTCGCTCTTCGAAGAACACGGGTTCTCCGACCTCAAGATCAGCGTCAAACACAACGACCCGGTGGTCATGGTCGCCGCCTACGAGCAGCTCGCCGAACGCTGCTCCTACCCGCTGCACCTCGGCGTGACCGAGGCCGGTCCGGCGTTTCAGGGCACCATCAAATCGGCGGTCGCGTTCGGGTCGCTGCTCTCCCGCGGCATCGGCGACACCATCCGGGTCTCGCTGTCGGCGCCGCCGGTGGAGGAGGTCAAGGTCGGCACCCAGATCCTGGAGTCGCTGAACCTGCGCCCGCGCGGGTTGGAGATCGTGTCCTGCCCGTCGTGTGGGCGCGCCCAGGTCGACGTCTACAAACTGGCCAACGAGGTGACCGCCGGGCTCGACGGCCTCGACGTGCCGCTGCGCGTGGCGGTGATGGGCTGTGTGGTCAACGGCCCGGGGGAGGCCCGCGAGGCCGACCTCGGGGTGGCGTCGGGCAACGGCAAGGGCCAGATCTTCGTCAAGGGCGAGGTGATCAAGACGGTGCCGGAGGCGCAGATCGTGGAGACCCTCATCGAAGAGGCGCTGCGGATCGCCGAGGAGAAGGGACACGACCCGGACGCAACAACGAGCGGTTCGCCCTCGGTGACCGTAAGCTGA
- a CDS encoding GNAT family N-acetyltransferase, whose product MSAPPIFRLVDDRRVSVVRDATAVGQVLDADPVGSCMVAGRVADYGVEPTAIGGELWTHRGVAASLCFAGANLVPLRGGPEDLVAFADKAASVSRRCSSLVGHADLVLPLWQRLEHSWGPARDVRARQPLMALDTFPACAPDPEVRQVRPDEIDAYLVAAIDMFIGEVGVDPRLGDGGRSYRRRLANLIAAGRAWARFDDGEVVFKAEVGAQSPAVSQIQGVWVHPRRRGQGLGAAGTAALAAVIVGTGRTASLYVNDFNAVALATYERVGFTQVGTFATVLLD is encoded by the coding sequence ATGTCGGCTCCGCCCATTTTTCGCCTGGTGGACGACCGCCGGGTGTCGGTGGTGCGTGACGCCACGGCGGTCGGGCAGGTGCTCGACGCCGACCCGGTCGGCTCCTGCATGGTCGCCGGCCGGGTGGCCGACTACGGGGTGGAGCCGACCGCGATCGGCGGGGAGCTGTGGACCCATCGTGGTGTGGCGGCGTCGCTGTGTTTCGCCGGGGCCAACCTGGTGCCGCTGCGCGGGGGGCCCGAGGACCTCGTGGCGTTCGCTGACAAGGCGGCCAGCGTGTCGCGGCGCTGCTCGTCGCTGGTGGGGCACGCCGACCTGGTGCTGCCGCTGTGGCAGCGACTCGAACACAGTTGGGGCCCGGCCCGCGACGTCCGGGCACGTCAACCGCTGATGGCGCTGGACACCTTCCCGGCCTGTGCGCCCGACCCCGAGGTGCGTCAGGTGCGCCCCGACGAGATCGACGCCTATCTGGTGGCCGCCATCGACATGTTCATCGGGGAGGTCGGGGTGGATCCACGCCTGGGGGACGGGGGGCGCAGTTACCGGCGGCGCTTGGCGAACCTGATCGCGGCGGGCCGGGCCTGGGCGCGGTTCGACGACGGTGAGGTGGTGTTCAAGGCCGAGGTCGGCGCCCAGTCCCCGGCGGTCAGCCAGATCCAGGGCGTCTGGGTGCACCCGCGCCGGCGCGGCCAGGGCCTGGGCGCCGCCGGCACCGCCGCCCTGGCCGCGGTGATCGTGGGCACCGGGCGCACCGCCAGCCTGTACGTCAACGACTTCAACGCGGTGGCGCTGGCCACCTACGAACGCGTCGGGTTCACCCAGGTGGGCACCTTCGCCACCGTGCTGCTCGATTAG